In a single window of the Tribolium castaneum strain GA2 chromosome 8, icTriCast1.1, whole genome shotgun sequence genome:
- the LOC107398048 gene encoding odorant receptor 22c-like, whose translation MLDAWERLTFYPFKWISLGGLHPQNDRLAITQIYLSYENIYYTIDSILTIVLYLHIASKYVNLHLHKDTLAMLIQERSKFWPIDTFEMTVRQKCVRILTKSLTIIKSYLGYSLLVVISFLIQPIITGQLPVFMYVPRGTYYIFFVIFMTITPGIMSSIWGVDTLFFSITTPVSIQFKLLAHKFETIDLKMDSKRVRHEFRKLVDYHNFLINYCQNINRMSSGIFLTQYLVAIATSCMQLFITSQPEFGLLNKIKCLTYFIMQIIETGIYCFTAQLISESSENVGNAVYKAPWYDFNCGTRRDIALVIVRSQKKVVFNGLGLVWIKMETFTKIFKTALSFYTYLNTMVYQN comes from the exons ATGTTGGACGCTTGGGAGCGTTTGACTTTCTACCCCTTTAAATGGATATCTCTCGGGGGTTTACACCCCCAAAATGATC GTCTCGCAATCACGCAGATTTACCTCTCGTACGAAAATATCTACTACACGATTGACAGTATTTTGACAATTGTGCTATATCTTCAT ATTGCTAGCAAATATGTGAATTTGCATTTGCATAAAGACACTCTAGCTATGTTGATTCAAGAGCGGTCAAAATTTTGGCCAATTGACACTTTTGAAATGACAGTGCGTCAAAAATGTGTcagaattttaacaaaaagtttgACTATAATTAAGTCCTATTTGGGTTATAGTCTCTTGGTTGTGATCAGTTTTCTGATACAGCCCATAATCACGGGACAATTGCCAGTTTTTATGTACGTACCACGAGGCacatactatattttttttgtcattttcatGACAATCACACCAGGCATTATGTCAAGTATTTGGGGTGTCGatactttgtttttttcaatcacAACTCCAGTTTCCATTCAGTTTAAACTGCTCGCTCACAAGTTTGAGACAATCGACCTGAAGATGGATTCGAAACGGGTGCGTCACGAATTCCGCAAACTGGTCGATTATCACAATTTTCTGATCAATTATTGCCAAAATATCAATCGAATGTCGAGCGGAATTTTCCTGACTCAGTATCTAGTGGCCATTGCTACGTCCTGTATGCAGCTCTTCATAACATCGCAGcc AGAGTTTGGTCTTTTGAACAAAATCAAGTGTTTGACCTATTTTATTATGCAAATCATTGAGACTGGAATTTATTGTTTCACGGCACAGTTGATTTCCGAAAGT TCCGAAAATGTTGGTAATGCAGTTTACAAGGCACCTTGGTACGACTTTAATTGTGGTACTAGGAGAGATATTGCGTTGGTTATTGTCAGGTCACAGAAAAAGGTAGTTTTTAACGGACTTGGGCTGGTTTGGATCAAGATGGAGACTTTTACAAAG atttttaagACGGCTCTCTCTTTCTACACGTACTTAAACACTATGGTTTaccaaaactag
- the LOC659322 gene encoding acyl-CoA Delta(11) desaturase has translation MRQIQVRFESQIGLLYLKTSAFPRTIISRKKMLEIVWKNVFSFILYHYLAFHGLFYLVTGHTHWATFAFNLFLAQLSNLGTISGAHRLWTHRSYQAQLPLKLFLMFCNNISNQNSIYDWVRDHRVHHKFSDTDADPHNIKRGFFFAHMGWLMVRKHPEVTIKGQTLDFSDIDSDKLIQFQRKYFKFLAFFCSIFLPVVVPWYYWGENWYVSLCITFVRYVGTLHGTWLVNSAAHVYGTRPYDSDIKPTENPIVAYITMGEGWHNYHHTFPWDYRASEFDSFNGNVNTVFINFMAKVGLAHGLKTASLSLIQRKKLKSTNSTTNKKQLQK, from the exons ATGAGACAAATTCAGGTCAGATTTGAATCACAAATCGGgcttctttatttaaaaactagtgCATTTCCGCGAACTATCATttcgagaaaaaaaatgttagaaattgtttggaAAAACGTTTTTTCCTTCATTCTGTACCATTATCTCGCCTTCCATGGGCTGTTTTATCTCGTGACAGGACACACCCATTGGGCCACTTTCGCCTTCA ATTTGTTTTTGGCCCAATTGTCCAATCTGGGTACCATCTCAGGGGCCCATCGTTTATGGACCCATCGTTCGTACCAAGCCCAACTACCATTAAAACTTTTCCTCATGTTTTGTAATAACATAAGCAACCAAAACTCCATTTATGATTGGGTTAGAGACCACCGAGTTCACCACAAGTTTAGTGACACTGATGCCGACCCTCACAACATCAAGCGTGGCTTTTTTTTCGCCCATATGGGTTGGTTAATGGTTAGGAAGCACCCAGAAGTTACCATCAAAGGACAAACTTTGGATTTTAGCGACATAGATAGCGACAAATTAATACAATtccaacgaaaatatttcaagtttttggcgtttttttgcTCCATTTTCCTACCAGTTGTAGTACCATGGTACTACTGGGGTGAGAACTGGTACGTTTCCTTGTGTATCACTTTTGTGCGCTATGTTGGTACTTTGCATGGTACCTGGTTGGTTAATAGTGCCGCCCATGTCTATGGTACCCGGCCTTACGACAG TGACATTAAACCGACGGAGAATCCAATCGTGGCTTATATTACCATGGGTGAGGGTTGGCATAACTACCATCACACCTTCCCATGGGACTACCGAGCTTCAGAATTTGACAGTTTCAATGGCAATGTCAATACagtatttatcaattttatggCAAAAGTTGGACTAGCCCATGGTTTAAAAACGGCATCACTTAGTCTGATCCAgcgaaaaaaactgaaaagtaccaatagtactacgaataaaaaacaattgcaaaaataa